In Rhineura floridana isolate rRhiFlo1 chromosome 6, rRhiFlo1.hap2, whole genome shotgun sequence, one genomic interval encodes:
- the LOC133387945 gene encoding alpha-amylase 1-like isoform X3, whose product MLAKECRRLLRRTSQSAKDNMKSLLLLLVAAFGLCWSQYKSSPTPVRTSIVHLFEWRWVDVALECERYLAPNGFAGVQVRNCRLSGLVDLAQRRDDVRSRIAEYMNHLVDIGVAGCRIDASKHIWPEDINAILSKVHNLNMKWFAKGSRPFIYQEVIDLGGEAVQSSEYFRNGQVIEFKYGAELGIVLRKWDGEKMANLKSWGENWSLMPSEKAIAFVDNHDNQRGHGAGGASILTFWNPRLYKMAVGFMLAHPYGFTRIMSSYRWQRVIRNGKDLNDWAGPPSNSDGSIKPVTISTNGTCGNDWVCEHRWDQIRKMVTFQNVVYGQPLTRWWDNNNNQVAFGRDGKRFIVFNNDNRVLSVMLPTGLPPGIYCDVISGQKEGNLCTGIQIHVAANGTADFQINSETEDPVIAIHVEAKL is encoded by the exons GAATGCCGAAGGCTATTGAGAAGAACATCGCAGAGTGCCAAAGACAACATGAAGAGCCTGTTGCTGCTTCTTGTAGCAGCCTTTGGTCTTTGCTGGAGCCAATACAAGTCCAGTCCGACACCTGTCAGGACATCTATTGTTCACCTCTTTGAATGGCGCTGGGTTGACGTTGCTCTTGAATGTGAACGTTATTTAGCCCCAAATGGATTTGCAGGTGTTCAG GTTCGCAACTGTCGCCTGTCTGGTCTTGTTGATCTTGCTCAAAGGAGAGATGATGTGCGTTCAAGAATAGCTGAATACATGAACCACCTGGTTGATATTGGTGTTGCAGGGTGCCGGATTGATGCTTCCAAACACATATGGCCTGAGGAcataaatgctattttaagcaaAGTACATAATTTAAACATGAAATGGTTTGCCAAAGGTTCACGACCTTTCATCTATCAGGAG GTTATTGACTTGGGCGGTGAAGCAGTCCAAAGCTCGGAATACTTTAGAAATGGTCAGGTGATCGAATTTAAATATGGTGCAGAACTTGGGATTGTCCTCCGcaaatgggatggagagaagatgGCGAACTTGAA GAGTTGGGGAGAAAATTGGAGTTTGATGCCTTCTGAAAAAGCTATTGCCTTTGTAGATAACCATGACAACCAGAGAGGACATGGTGCAGGTGGGGCCTCCATTCTTACTTTCTGGAACCCCAG ACTCTATAAAATGGCAGTTGGCTTTATGCTTGCTCATCCCTATGGATTTACACGAATAATGTCAAGCTACAGGTGGCAAAGAGTTATCCGGAATGGAAAG GACTTGAATGACTGGGCAGGACCACCAAGCAACAGTGATGGATCAATTAAACCAGTTACAATTAGCACAAATGGCACTTGTGGCAATGACTGGGTCTGTGAACATCGTTGGGATCAAATAAG GAAGATGGTGACATTCCAAAATGTTGTGTACGGCCAACCTCTTACAAGGTGGtgggacaacaacaacaatcaggtGGCATTTGGACGCGATGGCAAAAGGTTTATTGTGTTTAATAATGACAACAG GGTCTTGTCAGTAATGCTACCAACTGGTCTTCCCCCTGGCATTTATTGTGATGTCATTTCAGGACAAAAGGAAGGCAACCTCTGCACTGGAATTCAAATCCATGTTGCTGCTAATGGTACTGCTGATTTTCAGATTAATAGCGAGACTGAAGATCCAGTCATTGCAATTCATGTTGAAGCCAAATTATAA
- the LOC133387945 gene encoding alpha-amylase 1-like isoform X1 → MLAKCTMTVGIQVTSGALHGVTRLRLVKRTRTFFSEECRRLLRRTSQSAKDNMKSLLLLLVAAFGLCWSQYKSSPTPVRTSIVHLFEWRWVDVALECERYLAPNGFAGVQVRNCRLSGLVDLAQRRDDVRSRIAEYMNHLVDIGVAGCRIDASKHIWPEDINAILSKVHNLNMKWFAKGSRPFIYQEVIDLGGEAVQSSEYFRNGQVIEFKYGAELGIVLRKWDGEKMANLKSWGENWSLMPSEKAIAFVDNHDNQRGHGAGGASILTFWNPRLYKMAVGFMLAHPYGFTRIMSSYRWQRVIRNGKDLNDWAGPPSNSDGSIKPVTISTNGTCGNDWVCEHRWDQIRKMVTFQNVVYGQPLTRWWDNNNNQVAFGRDGKRFIVFNNDNRVLSVMLPTGLPPGIYCDVISGQKEGNLCTGIQIHVAANGTADFQINSETEDPVIAIHVEAKL, encoded by the exons GAATGCCGAAGGCTATTGAGAAGAACATCGCAGAGTGCCAAAGACAACATGAAGAGCCTGTTGCTGCTTCTTGTAGCAGCCTTTGGTCTTTGCTGGAGCCAATACAAGTCCAGTCCGACACCTGTCAGGACATCTATTGTTCACCTCTTTGAATGGCGCTGGGTTGACGTTGCTCTTGAATGTGAACGTTATTTAGCCCCAAATGGATTTGCAGGTGTTCAG GTTCGCAACTGTCGCCTGTCTGGTCTTGTTGATCTTGCTCAAAGGAGAGATGATGTGCGTTCAAGAATAGCTGAATACATGAACCACCTGGTTGATATTGGTGTTGCAGGGTGCCGGATTGATGCTTCCAAACACATATGGCCTGAGGAcataaatgctattttaagcaaAGTACATAATTTAAACATGAAATGGTTTGCCAAAGGTTCACGACCTTTCATCTATCAGGAG GTTATTGACTTGGGCGGTGAAGCAGTCCAAAGCTCGGAATACTTTAGAAATGGTCAGGTGATCGAATTTAAATATGGTGCAGAACTTGGGATTGTCCTCCGcaaatgggatggagagaagatgGCGAACTTGAA GAGTTGGGGAGAAAATTGGAGTTTGATGCCTTCTGAAAAAGCTATTGCCTTTGTAGATAACCATGACAACCAGAGAGGACATGGTGCAGGTGGGGCCTCCATTCTTACTTTCTGGAACCCCAG ACTCTATAAAATGGCAGTTGGCTTTATGCTTGCTCATCCCTATGGATTTACACGAATAATGTCAAGCTACAGGTGGCAAAGAGTTATCCGGAATGGAAAG GACTTGAATGACTGGGCAGGACCACCAAGCAACAGTGATGGATCAATTAAACCAGTTACAATTAGCACAAATGGCACTTGTGGCAATGACTGGGTCTGTGAACATCGTTGGGATCAAATAAG GAAGATGGTGACATTCCAAAATGTTGTGTACGGCCAACCTCTTACAAGGTGGtgggacaacaacaacaatcaggtGGCATTTGGACGCGATGGCAAAAGGTTTATTGTGTTTAATAATGACAACAG GGTCTTGTCAGTAATGCTACCAACTGGTCTTCCCCCTGGCATTTATTGTGATGTCATTTCAGGACAAAAGGAAGGCAACCTCTGCACTGGAATTCAAATCCATGTTGCTGCTAATGGTACTGCTGATTTTCAGATTAATAGCGAGACTGAAGATCCAGTCATTGCAATTCATGTTGAAGCCAAATTATAA
- the LOC133387945 gene encoding alpha-amylase 1B-like isoform X6, with protein MLAKCTMTVGIQVTSGALHGVTRLRLVKRTRTFFSEECRRLLRRTSQSAKDNMKSLLLLLVAAFGLCWSQYKSSPTPVRTSIVHLFEWRWVDVALECERYLAPNGFAGVQVRNCRLSGLVDLAQRRDDVRSRIAEYMNHLVDIGVAGCRIDASKHIWPEDINAILSKVHNLNMKWFAKGSRPFIYQEVIDLGGEAVQSSEYFRNGQVIEFKYGAELGIVLRKWDGEKMANLKSWGENWSLMPSEKAIAFVDNHDNQRGHGAGGASILTFWNPRLYKMAVGFMLAHPYGFTRIMSSYRWQRVIRNGKDLNDWAGPPSNSDGSIKPVTISTNGTCGNDWVCEHRWDQIRTKGRQPLHWNSNPCCC; from the exons GAATGCCGAAGGCTATTGAGAAGAACATCGCAGAGTGCCAAAGACAACATGAAGAGCCTGTTGCTGCTTCTTGTAGCAGCCTTTGGTCTTTGCTGGAGCCAATACAAGTCCAGTCCGACACCTGTCAGGACATCTATTGTTCACCTCTTTGAATGGCGCTGGGTTGACGTTGCTCTTGAATGTGAACGTTATTTAGCCCCAAATGGATTTGCAGGTGTTCAG GTTCGCAACTGTCGCCTGTCTGGTCTTGTTGATCTTGCTCAAAGGAGAGATGATGTGCGTTCAAGAATAGCTGAATACATGAACCACCTGGTTGATATTGGTGTTGCAGGGTGCCGGATTGATGCTTCCAAACACATATGGCCTGAGGAcataaatgctattttaagcaaAGTACATAATTTAAACATGAAATGGTTTGCCAAAGGTTCACGACCTTTCATCTATCAGGAG GTTATTGACTTGGGCGGTGAAGCAGTCCAAAGCTCGGAATACTTTAGAAATGGTCAGGTGATCGAATTTAAATATGGTGCAGAACTTGGGATTGTCCTCCGcaaatgggatggagagaagatgGCGAACTTGAA GAGTTGGGGAGAAAATTGGAGTTTGATGCCTTCTGAAAAAGCTATTGCCTTTGTAGATAACCATGACAACCAGAGAGGACATGGTGCAGGTGGGGCCTCCATTCTTACTTTCTGGAACCCCAG ACTCTATAAAATGGCAGTTGGCTTTATGCTTGCTCATCCCTATGGATTTACACGAATAATGTCAAGCTACAGGTGGCAAAGAGTTATCCGGAATGGAAAG GACTTGAATGACTGGGCAGGACCACCAAGCAACAGTGATGGATCAATTAAACCAGTTACAATTAGCACAAATGGCACTTGTGGCAATGACTGGGTCTGTGAACATCGTTGGGATCAAATAAG GACAAAAGGAAGGCAACCTCTGCACTGGAATTCAAATCCATGTTGCTGCTAA
- the LOC133387945 gene encoding alpha-amylase 1-like isoform X5, with protein sequence MKSLLLLLVAAFGLCWSQYKSSPTPVRTSIVHLFEWRWVDVALECERYLAPNGFAGVQVRNCRLSGLVDLAQRRDDVRSRIAEYMNHLVDIGVAGCRIDASKHIWPEDINAILSKVHNLNMKWFAKGSRPFIYQEVIDLGGEAVQSSEYFRNGQVIEFKYGAELGIVLRKWDGEKMANLKSWGENWSLMPSEKAIAFVDNHDNQRGHGAGGASILTFWNPRLYKMAVGFMLAHPYGFTRIMSSYRWQRVIRNGKDLNDWAGPPSNSDGSIKPVTISTNGTCGNDWVCEHRWDQIRKMVTFQNVVYGQPLTRWWDNNNNQVAFGRDGKRFIVFNNDNRVLSVMLPTGLPPGIYCDVISGQKEGNLCTGIQIHVAANGTADFQINSETEDPVIAIHVEAKL encoded by the exons ATGAAGAGCCTGTTGCTGCTTCTTGTAGCAGCCTTTGGTCTTTGCTGGAGCCAATACAAGTCCAGTCCGACACCTGTCAGGACATCTATTGTTCACCTCTTTGAATGGCGCTGGGTTGACGTTGCTCTTGAATGTGAACGTTATTTAGCCCCAAATGGATTTGCAGGTGTTCAG GTTCGCAACTGTCGCCTGTCTGGTCTTGTTGATCTTGCTCAAAGGAGAGATGATGTGCGTTCAAGAATAGCTGAATACATGAACCACCTGGTTGATATTGGTGTTGCAGGGTGCCGGATTGATGCTTCCAAACACATATGGCCTGAGGAcataaatgctattttaagcaaAGTACATAATTTAAACATGAAATGGTTTGCCAAAGGTTCACGACCTTTCATCTATCAGGAG GTTATTGACTTGGGCGGTGAAGCAGTCCAAAGCTCGGAATACTTTAGAAATGGTCAGGTGATCGAATTTAAATATGGTGCAGAACTTGGGATTGTCCTCCGcaaatgggatggagagaagatgGCGAACTTGAA GAGTTGGGGAGAAAATTGGAGTTTGATGCCTTCTGAAAAAGCTATTGCCTTTGTAGATAACCATGACAACCAGAGAGGACATGGTGCAGGTGGGGCCTCCATTCTTACTTTCTGGAACCCCAG ACTCTATAAAATGGCAGTTGGCTTTATGCTTGCTCATCCCTATGGATTTACACGAATAATGTCAAGCTACAGGTGGCAAAGAGTTATCCGGAATGGAAAG GACTTGAATGACTGGGCAGGACCACCAAGCAACAGTGATGGATCAATTAAACCAGTTACAATTAGCACAAATGGCACTTGTGGCAATGACTGGGTCTGTGAACATCGTTGGGATCAAATAAG GAAGATGGTGACATTCCAAAATGTTGTGTACGGCCAACCTCTTACAAGGTGGtgggacaacaacaacaatcaggtGGCATTTGGACGCGATGGCAAAAGGTTTATTGTGTTTAATAATGACAACAG GGTCTTGTCAGTAATGCTACCAACTGGTCTTCCCCCTGGCATTTATTGTGATGTCATTTCAGGACAAAAGGAAGGCAACCTCTGCACTGGAATTCAAATCCATGTTGCTGCTAATGGTACTGCTGATTTTCAGATTAATAGCGAGACTGAAGATCCAGTCATTGCAATTCATGTTGAAGCCAAATTATAA
- the LOC133387945 gene encoding alpha-amylase 1-like isoform X4, which produces MLAKCTMTVGIQVTSGALHGVTRLRLVKRTRTFFSEECRRLLRRTSQSAKDNMKSLLLLLVAAFGLCWSQYKSSPTPVRTSIVHLFEWRWVDVALECERYLAPNGFAGVQVRNCRLSGLVDLAQRRDDVRSRIAEYMNHLVDIGVAGCRIDASKHIWPEDINAILSKVHNLNMKWFAKGSRPFIYQEVIDLGGEAVQSSEYFRNGQVIEFKYGAELGIVLRKWDGEKMANLKSWGENWSLMPSEKAIAFVDNHDNQRGHGAGGASILTFWNPRLYKMAVGFMLAHPYGFTRIMSSYRWQRVIRNGKDLNDWAGPPSNSDGSIKPVTISTNGTCGNDWVCEHRWDQIRKMVTFQNVVYGQPLTRWWDNNNNQVAFGRDGKRFIVFNNDNRTKGRQPLHWNSNPCCC; this is translated from the exons GAATGCCGAAGGCTATTGAGAAGAACATCGCAGAGTGCCAAAGACAACATGAAGAGCCTGTTGCTGCTTCTTGTAGCAGCCTTTGGTCTTTGCTGGAGCCAATACAAGTCCAGTCCGACACCTGTCAGGACATCTATTGTTCACCTCTTTGAATGGCGCTGGGTTGACGTTGCTCTTGAATGTGAACGTTATTTAGCCCCAAATGGATTTGCAGGTGTTCAG GTTCGCAACTGTCGCCTGTCTGGTCTTGTTGATCTTGCTCAAAGGAGAGATGATGTGCGTTCAAGAATAGCTGAATACATGAACCACCTGGTTGATATTGGTGTTGCAGGGTGCCGGATTGATGCTTCCAAACACATATGGCCTGAGGAcataaatgctattttaagcaaAGTACATAATTTAAACATGAAATGGTTTGCCAAAGGTTCACGACCTTTCATCTATCAGGAG GTTATTGACTTGGGCGGTGAAGCAGTCCAAAGCTCGGAATACTTTAGAAATGGTCAGGTGATCGAATTTAAATATGGTGCAGAACTTGGGATTGTCCTCCGcaaatgggatggagagaagatgGCGAACTTGAA GAGTTGGGGAGAAAATTGGAGTTTGATGCCTTCTGAAAAAGCTATTGCCTTTGTAGATAACCATGACAACCAGAGAGGACATGGTGCAGGTGGGGCCTCCATTCTTACTTTCTGGAACCCCAG ACTCTATAAAATGGCAGTTGGCTTTATGCTTGCTCATCCCTATGGATTTACACGAATAATGTCAAGCTACAGGTGGCAAAGAGTTATCCGGAATGGAAAG GACTTGAATGACTGGGCAGGACCACCAAGCAACAGTGATGGATCAATTAAACCAGTTACAATTAGCACAAATGGCACTTGTGGCAATGACTGGGTCTGTGAACATCGTTGGGATCAAATAAG GAAGATGGTGACATTCCAAAATGTTGTGTACGGCCAACCTCTTACAAGGTGGtgggacaacaacaacaatcaggtGGCATTTGGACGCGATGGCAAAAGGTTTATTGTGTTTAATAATGACAACAG GACAAAAGGAAGGCAACCTCTGCACTGGAATTCAAATCCATGTTGCTGCTAA
- the LOC133387945 gene encoding alpha-amylase 1-like isoform X2 — translation MTVGIQVTSGALHGVTRLRLVKRTRTFFSEECRRLLRRTSQSAKDNMKSLLLLLVAAFGLCWSQYKSSPTPVRTSIVHLFEWRWVDVALECERYLAPNGFAGVQVRNCRLSGLVDLAQRRDDVRSRIAEYMNHLVDIGVAGCRIDASKHIWPEDINAILSKVHNLNMKWFAKGSRPFIYQEVIDLGGEAVQSSEYFRNGQVIEFKYGAELGIVLRKWDGEKMANLKSWGENWSLMPSEKAIAFVDNHDNQRGHGAGGASILTFWNPRLYKMAVGFMLAHPYGFTRIMSSYRWQRVIRNGKDLNDWAGPPSNSDGSIKPVTISTNGTCGNDWVCEHRWDQIRKMVTFQNVVYGQPLTRWWDNNNNQVAFGRDGKRFIVFNNDNRVLSVMLPTGLPPGIYCDVISGQKEGNLCTGIQIHVAANGTADFQINSETEDPVIAIHVEAKL, via the exons GAATGCCGAAGGCTATTGAGAAGAACATCGCAGAGTGCCAAAGACAACATGAAGAGCCTGTTGCTGCTTCTTGTAGCAGCCTTTGGTCTTTGCTGGAGCCAATACAAGTCCAGTCCGACACCTGTCAGGACATCTATTGTTCACCTCTTTGAATGGCGCTGGGTTGACGTTGCTCTTGAATGTGAACGTTATTTAGCCCCAAATGGATTTGCAGGTGTTCAG GTTCGCAACTGTCGCCTGTCTGGTCTTGTTGATCTTGCTCAAAGGAGAGATGATGTGCGTTCAAGAATAGCTGAATACATGAACCACCTGGTTGATATTGGTGTTGCAGGGTGCCGGATTGATGCTTCCAAACACATATGGCCTGAGGAcataaatgctattttaagcaaAGTACATAATTTAAACATGAAATGGTTTGCCAAAGGTTCACGACCTTTCATCTATCAGGAG GTTATTGACTTGGGCGGTGAAGCAGTCCAAAGCTCGGAATACTTTAGAAATGGTCAGGTGATCGAATTTAAATATGGTGCAGAACTTGGGATTGTCCTCCGcaaatgggatggagagaagatgGCGAACTTGAA GAGTTGGGGAGAAAATTGGAGTTTGATGCCTTCTGAAAAAGCTATTGCCTTTGTAGATAACCATGACAACCAGAGAGGACATGGTGCAGGTGGGGCCTCCATTCTTACTTTCTGGAACCCCAG ACTCTATAAAATGGCAGTTGGCTTTATGCTTGCTCATCCCTATGGATTTACACGAATAATGTCAAGCTACAGGTGGCAAAGAGTTATCCGGAATGGAAAG GACTTGAATGACTGGGCAGGACCACCAAGCAACAGTGATGGATCAATTAAACCAGTTACAATTAGCACAAATGGCACTTGTGGCAATGACTGGGTCTGTGAACATCGTTGGGATCAAATAAG GAAGATGGTGACATTCCAAAATGTTGTGTACGGCCAACCTCTTACAAGGTGGtgggacaacaacaacaatcaggtGGCATTTGGACGCGATGGCAAAAGGTTTATTGTGTTTAATAATGACAACAG GGTCTTGTCAGTAATGCTACCAACTGGTCTTCCCCCTGGCATTTATTGTGATGTCATTTCAGGACAAAAGGAAGGCAACCTCTGCACTGGAATTCAAATCCATGTTGCTGCTAATGGTACTGCTGATTTTCAGATTAATAGCGAGACTGAAGATCCAGTCATTGCAATTCATGTTGAAGCCAAATTATAA